From the Solanum pennellii chromosome 4, SPENNV200 genome, one window contains:
- the LOC107017343 gene encoding probable peroxygenase 5, with protein sequence MASSTSCSQADGIIANNHELTPLEKHVMFFDINNDRIIYPSETYKAFRKMGRGIFRSTFSAILIHFNLSYKTRPGKCPSLLFPIVVENIKYAIHGSDSGAYDSEGRFVPEKFEEIFKKHANENADSLTYNEVKEMLKTNRKPKDYYGWANAFVDWHSLYDLGKNKNEKLTKETVKALYDGSLFEQIAKEHASK encoded by the exons ATGGCTAGCTCAACCAGTTGCAGTCAAGCTGACG GAATAATTGCAAATAATCATGAGCTCACTCCTTTGGAAAAGCATGTTATGTTCTTCGATATCAATAATGATAGAATAATTTATCCTTCAGAAACGTACAAAg ctTTTAGAAAGATGGGGCGTGGTATTTTCCGTTCTACGTTTTCTGCTATTCTCATTCATTTTAATCTCAGTTACAAGACTCGACCg GGAAAATGTCCATCTTTACTCTTCCCTATTGtggtagaaaatattaaatatgccATACATGGTAGTGATTCTGGTGCCTATGACTCTGAAGGGAG GTTTGTGCCAGAGAAGTTTGAGGAGATCTTTAAGAAGCATGCAAATGAAAATGCAGATTCTTTGACCTACAATGAAGTGAAAGAAATGCTCAAAACCAATAGAAAACCAAAGGACTACTATGGATG GGCAAATGCTTTTGTAGATTGGCATTCTTTATATGATTTAGgcaaaaataagaatgaaaaattGACAAAAGAAACTGTAAAAGCTCTGTATGATGGAAGTCTTTTTGAGCAAATAGCAAAGGAGCATGCTTCAAAATAG